One stretch of Patescibacteria group bacterium DNA includes these proteins:
- a CDS encoding Ig-like domain-containing protein produces the protein MRKGKQNFEKNARLIFVLVISFAFFFIFATPTIVGAVDVGLEPVGEAIGASQTDIRVIVARIINVALGLLAVIALSLTLYGGFLWMTAGGVEERVEKAKKVLTNAAIGLAIILMSWAITYFVFSALLGEGGIFGPGGGPSGPPATYEQFSSALGNGVISYHYPARGATDIPRNTRILVTFKKEMSIESFISGYDDNDTPLDVSDDTASDLLNGANVKIYRTADGEGSALRETGACVRFTDDLKTFVFQPVEWLGSASENVSYTVSLGPNIKDAEGDDAFQGSMSDGYQWNFQVSTFVDLTPPEVRSVFPRASEEYPKNVVIQINFSEPVDPTSATGHTSRFSNLMAEGGGIILGTFSISNEYKTVEFLSDESCGTNSCGGEVFCLPGNADIGVTVKAASMASDEAPAAIFPYNGVVDMAGNSLDGNGNGTAEGPSTDNYLWTFRTTDNVLIEPPSVVSVNPSAGEGVVAPDLPVEIIWDTLMSFSGLNSSNILLGDNQEDEFAIWYSFDSENLTEDGLAAEGELVPHHTLTSMRHGLFLEETEYYPEIFSDVKDVYQNCFSPAATPGCPKDRDGAPWCCDEQPSNSRSTGACQSFPVKQR, from the coding sequence ATGCGGAAAGGAAAACAAAATTTCGAGAAGAACGCGAGGCTTATATTTGTTTTAGTAATAAGCTTTGCGTTCTTTTTTATTTTCGCGACTCCGACGATAGTCGGAGCGGTTGATGTGGGTTTGGAGCCGGTCGGCGAAGCCATCGGCGCGTCGCAGACCGATATCCGGGTGATTGTCGCGCGGATTATCAATGTCGCTCTCGGTTTGCTCGCGGTGATCGCTTTGTCTCTCACGCTGTACGGAGGATTTTTATGGATGACGGCCGGCGGAGTTGAAGAAAGGGTAGAAAAAGCGAAAAAGGTTTTGACCAACGCGGCGATCGGGCTTGCAATCATTCTTATGTCCTGGGCGATTACCTATTTTGTATTTTCCGCGCTCTTGGGTGAGGGCGGAATTTTTGGTCCCGGAGGCGGGCCGTCCGGGCCGCCGGCGACATACGAGCAGTTCTCAAGCGCGCTTGGCAACGGCGTGATCAGCTATCATTATCCGGCGCGCGGGGCGACCGATATTCCGCGAAATACCAGGATACTCGTGACTTTTAAAAAAGAAATGTCCATTGAATCGTTTATTTCCGGCTACGATGACAATGATACGCCGCTTGATGTGAGCGACGACACGGCGAGTGACTTGCTTAACGGCGCGAACGTCAAGATATACAGGACGGCCGACGGAGAGGGAAGCGCGCTTCGCGAAACCGGCGCGTGCGTGCGGTTCACGGACGATTTGAAAACTTTTGTTTTTCAGCCCGTCGAGTGGCTCGGTTCGGCGAGTGAAAATGTTTCCTATACCGTTTCGCTCGGGCCGAATATCAAAGATGCAGAGGGTGATGATGCGTTTCAGGGCTCAATGAGCGACGGTTACCAGTGGAATTTTCAGGTGAGCACTTTTGTGGATTTGACGCCGCCGGAAGTAAGAAGCGTATTCCCGCGCGCGAGCGAGGAATATCCCAAAAACGTGGTTATTCAGATTAATTTTTCCGAACCGGTGGACCCGACATCCGCGACCGGCCATACGAGTCGCTTCAGCAATCTCATGGCCGAGGGCGGCGGAATTATTCTCGGCACATTCAGCATTTCCAATGAATACAAAACTGTGGAATTTTTATCGGATGAGTCTTGCGGCACTAATTCATGCGGTGGAGAGGTATTCTGCCTGCCGGGGAACGCGGACATTGGCGTGACGGTCAAGGCGGCAAGCATGGCGTCGGATGAGGCGCCGGCCGCGATATTCCCGTATAACGGCGTGGTTGATATGGCGGGCAATTCTCTTGACGGAAACGGCAACGGCACGGCCGAAGGGCCATCAACGGACAATTATCTTTGGACTTTCAGAACGACGGATAACGTGCTGATTGAACCGCCGTCGGTGGTGTCGGTAAATCCTTCAGCCGGCGAAGGCGTGGTAGCGCCGGATTTGCCGGTTGAAATTATCTGGGATACGCTCATGAGTTTTTCGGGTTTGAATTCATCCAATATTCTGCTCGGAGATAATCAGGAAGATGAGTTTGCGATCTGGTATTCATTTGATTCCGAGAATTTGACTGAAGACGGTCTTGCGGCCGAAGGAGAACTTGTTCCTCATCATACGCTGACCAGTATGCGCCACGGTTTATTCCTTGAAGAAACCGAATATTATCCGGAAATATTTTCTGACGTTAAAGATGTTTATCAAAATTGTTTCAGCCCGGCCGCGACGCCCGGTTGTCCCAAGGATCGGGATGGAGCACCGTGGTGTTGCGATGAACAGCCGTCAAATTCACGTTCAACCGGAGCCTGTCAGAGTTTTCCGGTAAAGCAACGATAG